Genomic DNA from Vreelandella subglaciescola:
GACCTCAGCCAGGAGGCGCTGGCCGTCGCCCGGGAAAACATAACCCGCCACGACGTGGGCGAGCGGGTGCGGGCGATAGAATCCGACGTGTTTGATGGCCTGAGCGGGCAGCGCTTCGAGCTTATCGTCTCCAACCCGCCTTACGTCGATGAGCGCGACCTTGCCACCATGCCGGCAGAGTTTCGCCACGAGCCGGCGCTGGCGCTGGGGGCGGGCAGCGACGGCCTGGATATCGTGCGGCGCATGCTGCGCGAAGCGCGCGAGTATCTGACCGATGATGGCTGGCTGATTGTGGAAGTCGGCAACTCTGATCGTCACCTGGAAGCGGCCTTTCCCGAGGTAGCCTTCATGTGGCTGGAATTCGAGCGCGGCGGGCAGGGCGTGTTTGCGCTTTCCGCCGCTGAACTCGACGCCCATGCGGCGTCTTTCGAGTGAGGAAATAACGCCCATGTCTGGCAATACGTTTGGCAAACTGTTTACCGTGACCACCTTTGGCGAAAGCCACGGGGAAGCGCTCGGCGCGATTGTGGACGGCTGCCCGCCGGGGCTTGAGCTGTGCGAAGAGGATTTGCAGTGCGATCTTGACCGCCGCCGTCCGGGCAGCTCGCGCCATACCACCCAGCGCAAGGAAGCCGACCGCGTACGGATTCTTTCCGGCGTGTTTGAGGGTAAAACCACCGGCACGCCGATTGGCCTGTTGATCGAGAATACCGACCAGCGCTCCAAGGATTACTCCAAGATCAAGGACCAGTTTCGTCCGGCCCACGCCGATTACACCTACCATCACAAATACGGCCATCGCGACTACCGCGGCGGCGGGCGCTCCAGCGCGCGGGAAACCGCCATGCGCGTGGCCGCCGGCGCTATTGCCAAGCAGTATCTGGCGGCGCAGGGGGTCACGGTGCGGGGTTACATGAGCCAGCTGGGGCCGCTTGAAATGACCTTCAAGAGCTGGGACGCCGTCGAGCAGAACGCGTTTTTCTGCCCCGATGCCGATAAAGTGCCCGAGCTTGAAGCGTACATGGATCAGCTGCGCCGGGATCAGGATTCGGTCGGGGCGGAAGTCACGGTGATTGCCGAAGGTGTACCGGTGGGGCTGGGTGAGCCGGTGTTTGATCGCCTTGACGCCGAGCTGGCTCACGGTCTGATGAGCATTAATGCGGTGAAGGGCGTCGAGATTGGCGCGGGCTTTGCTTCCATTGCCCAGCGCGGCAGCGAGCACCGCGATGAGATGAGCCCCGAGGGGTTTTTATCCAACAACGCCGGCGGCGTGCTGGGCGGGATTTCCAGCGGCCAGCCCATTGTGGCACGGCTGGCGCTCAAGCCTACGTCCAGCATTACCACGTCGGGGCAGTCGGTGGATGTTCACGGCGAACCGGTTGAGGTGGTCACCAAGGGTCGCCACGACCCCTGCGTGGGCATTCGTGCCACGCCCATTGCCGAGGCCATGATGGCGCTCACGCTGGTTGATCACTGGCTGCGCCAGCGCGGCCAGAACGGCGCAGTCAGCGTGACCACGCCGCAGCTGGGCCAGCGTTAAGCGGTTTTTTTGCGGGCGCGTACAAGCCCCGGCAGCACAAGCACGCCGGCCAGCAGCCAGGCCGGCCAGCTGCCCAGCCGAGTGAACGGTGTCAGACCTTCCATGGCGTAAAACTCGCCGGTGAGCGTCGCGGTTTCAAACTGCGGCGCCTGCTGCTCGATACCACCCTGTGGGTTGATAATGGCGGTAATGCCGTTGCTGGTGGCGCGCAGCACGTAGCGGCCGTTTTCCAGCGCGCGCAGTCGAGCCATCTGCAAGTGCTGATGCGGGCCGATCGACTTACCAAACCAGGTGTCGTTGGATACGGTAATCAGCGCACCGCTATGCCGCGCGCGCTCAGCAACCAGCTGTGGATAAATAATTTCGTAGCAAATGGCGTTACCCAGCGCGATACCCGCTGCCTGCATCGGCGCCTGATCGGCCTCGCCCGAGGCAAAGGTCGACATCGGCAGGTCAAAAAAGCTGATGGCACCGCGCAGCACGCTTTCCAGCGGCAAATATTCGCCAAACGGCACCAGATGTTCTTTCTGGTAGCGGCCTTCGACGTTACCTGCCCCCACAACGCTGTTGAAATACTGCCCGGCCTTGTTGCGCTGCACGATGCCGGTCATGAGTGCCGTGCCGGGCGCGAGGTTGGACTGCACCCGGCCAAGCACCGCGCGGGCATCGCGTTCGGCCATGGGCAGCGCCGTTTCCGGCCAGATGATCAGATCCACATTGTCTGCGACGCGCCGCGTGAGGCCGGCATAGGTATTGGCCGCCTGGCGCTGGCCTTCGGGTGTCCACTTGGTCAGCTGGGAAAGATTGCCCTGCAGCAGTGCCACGCGGGTAGGCGTGTCGCTTTTGGGCTGGGTCCACTGCGCGGGTAGCGCGAGCGGGGCGAGCCAGATAGCGGCAAGCGGGGCCAGCGTCCAGACGCGGCGGCACAGCAACAGCTCGGCCAGTAGCGCACCGCTTAATGCGACCAACAGCGAGAGCAGGTACACGCCGCCCACCGGCGCCCAGCCGGCCAGCGGCGAGTCTACGTGGCTTGAGCCCAGCAACAGCCAGGGAAAGCCGGTAAACAGGTAGGTGCGCAGCACTTCGCCCAGTACCCAGACGCCGGCGAAGGATAAAAACGCCAGCCGTGGCGTGGTAAAACGCCGGTAGACCCACAGCGTGGCGGCGAAAAACAGCGCCAGAATGGTCACGAACAGCGTGGTTAAAAACACCGCCAGCGGCACGCCGGTGTAGCCGAAATCGTGGATGGCCACGTACACCCAGGAGGTGCCGCTGGCAAATAGCCCAACGCCGTAGCACCAGCCTTTAAGCGCGGCCTGAGCGGGCGTGAGCGTATGCACGCCGGCGTACACCAGCCCCGCCGCGACGGGCCCGAGCCACCAGAGTTCAAACGGGGAAGCAGTCAGCGTGGTGAATACGCCAGCGATAAGCGCGGCCAATAGCTGACCGAAAAACGGCAGGCGCTGCCGTGAAAAAAGTGAGCCCAGCATCAAACGGTATCCTGTGAAAATGTCAGTCCGATACGGTGGCTTTATACCAGAATGCCGGGGTTAGTGCGTTAGGTTTCGCTTAAGCGTCAGCGGGATAGGCGGTGCTACTGTTCGCGTCGGAGACGACTTCCAGCAGGCGAATGCGGCGGTTGTCGGCGTTGAGCACGGTGAAGCGGAAGCCGCCAAGGCAGGTTTGTTCGCCGCGCCGGGGCAGGTGGCCGAACTGTTGCATGACCAGCCCGCCGAGGGTATCAAAGTCGTCATCGGCAAAGCGGGTATGAAAACGCGCGTTGAAATCGTCAATTGGCGTGAGCGCGCGCACGGCAAAGCGACCGTCTTCCAGCGTGCGGATATCGTCTTCTTCATCGGTATCGTGCTCGTCTTCGATGTCGCCCACGATCTGTTCAAGAATATCTTCGATGGTAATGATGCCGGCGGTGCCGCCGTATTCATCCACCACGATGGCCATGTGATTGTGAGTATCGCGAAACTCTTTCAGCAGGCTGTTCAAGCGCTTGGATTCAGGAATGAACATGGCCGGGCGCAGCACGTCTTCCAGCTTGAAGGCATCGCGCTGCTCTTGAGAGCGCGACAGCAGCGGCAGCAGATCCTTGGCCAGCAGCAGTCCTTTGACGTCGTCCAGGTTTTCGCTAATGACGGGGTAGCGCGAGTGGCCGGTTTCTTCGATCAGCGGCAGGTAGCCGTCGGCCGGCTGATCCAGGGTGATGGCCACGACCTGAGAGCGGGGAATCAGGATTTCGCGCACCTGCTGATCGCTGATATGCAGCGCGCCTTCGATAATCGTCAGGGCGTCTTGGTCGAGCTTTAGCCGCCCGGCGGCATCGCGCAAGAAGGCCATCAGCTCATCGCGTGAATGGGGTTCTTCGCTGTCGCCTGACAGGGCACCAAAGAGCTTTTCCATCCAGTTTTTGGAAGAAGGCGTGCTCGATCGATCTTCGCTCATGCGCTGGGTCTCTTGTTTTTTAACGTAAGCTTTTTCACGTAACGTCAGCCGCCGGGGCAATAGGGGTCGTCAATGCCGAAGCCGGCAAGTATCTCGCGCTCCAGCTGCTCCATGATATCCGCTTCGTCATCCTCGATGTGATCAAGGCCGAGCAGATGCAGCGTGCCATGAACCACCATGTGGGCGTAATGGTCGACGAGCAATTTTTGCTGCTGATGCGCCTCACTGGCCACAACATCGTGGCAGATGACCAGGTCGCCCAATAGTTCAAGTGGCACGCCGGGCGGCGCTTCGAAGGGGAACGACAGCACGTTGGTGGGCTTGTCACGGCCGCGATAGTCGCGGTTGAGCGCCTGGCTTTCTTCAGGCGTGACAAAGCGTACGGTCAGCTCGAAAGCGGCTTTCTCCGGATAGTGCGCGAGTACGCCACCCACCCAGGCGCCCAGCAGGGCTTCACCGGGAAGGTCGGCCGCCTCGACGGCGACCTGCCGGTCGACATTGGCGGCCTGAGGCCGGTCGATATCGTGATCTGGCGTGTTCATTGCTGGCTGTCGCGCGCCCTGAGGCGTGCTTCGCGCTCCTGTTTGCGTTCTTCGTGGCGCTTGCGCTCTTCGGCTTCCTGCTCGGATTCAAAGGCGTCGTAGGCTTCGATGATGCGCTGCACGAGCGGGTGACGCACTACGTCTTTGGCCGCAAAGTGGGTCACGCCAATGCCCGGGGTGCCCTTGAGCACGTCTAGCACCTGAATCAATCCCGAGCGCTGACCGCGGGGCAGGTCGACCTGGGTCACATCGCCGGTGATGACGGCGGTGGAGCCAAAGCCGATGCGGGTCAGAAACATCTTCATTTGCTCGGGCGTGGTGTTCTGGCTTTCATCCAGAATGATGTAGGCGTTATTCAGCGTACGGCCGCGCATGTAGGCCAGCGGGGCAATTTCGATGATTTGCCGCTCGATGAGCTTGGCGACCTGCTCAAAGCCGATCATTTCATACAGCGCGTCGTACAGCGGGCGCAGGTAAGGGTCGATTTTCTGCGCCAGATCGCCGGGCAAAAAGCCGAGTTTCTCGCCGGCCTCGACCGCCGGGCGAACGAGCAGAATACGCCGTACTTCCTGCTGGTTGAGCGCTTCGACGGCGGCAGCGACGGCAAGGTAGGTCTTGCCGGTGCCGGCCGGGCCAATGCCGAAGTTGATGTCGTGCTCGCGCACGCTGCTCACGTAGAGCTGCTGGTTGACGCCGCGCGGCTTGATCATGGTGCGGGGAGTGCGCAGCGTCACCTCGCCATCGGAGGCGCTGGTATCTTCGTCGTCCAGCGCCTCAAGGCCGGATTCCTGCAGGAACAGGTGCACCGTTTTCGCTTCCAGTTCGTGGGAGGCGGTTTCGCGGTACAGGTGCTCGAGCACATTGGCCGCGGCCTTGATGCGGTTGGCCGCGCCGGCCAGCTGAAAGACGTTGCCGCGGTTGCGCAGGGTCACGTCCAGGCGGCTTTCGATCAGCTTCAGGTGTTCATCCTGCTGACCGCTAAGGCTCGCGAGCCGCTTGGGGTCGTTGGGTTCGAGGCTTAAGGTAATGATGCGGTTGGCCTGAGATGATGGCTGGCTCAAGAGAAGAAGACCCGTCGGTTAATGGATGTAAACCCCAGCTTACTGCCCCGAGCGGTGTCGGGGCAATCGTGCCGGAGCGGGTGATGAGGCGGCGGCGCTAGAAGCGCTCGGTTGAAGCGAGCTCACCGCGCAGCGAGTTGGGCAGCGCAGAAACGATGTCCACGTCGACAAAGTGGCCGATCATCTCGGTGGGGTTTTCCGCACGGAAGTTGACCACGCGGTTGTTCTCGGTGCGCCCCGAAAGCTCGCCGGGATCCTTGGGCGAAAACCCGGTGACCAGAATGCGCTGGTTCGAGCCCACCATGCGCCGGCTGATCTGGCCGGCCTGCTGCAAGACGCGCTGCTGAAGAATGGACAGGCGTTCTTTCTTGAGGCTTTCCGGCGTTTCGTCGTCAAGCGAGGCGGCCGGCGTACCGGGACGGGCGGAGTAGACAAAGCTGAACGAGTGATCAAAGCCGATGCGATGGATCAGGTCCATGGTGTCTTCAAAATCCTGCTCGGTTTCGCCGGGAAAACCGATGATGAAGTCCGAGGAAAAGCTGATGTCCGGCCGGTTGGCGCGGATACGCTCCATCTTGGCAACGTACTCTTCCGCCGTGTGGCCACGTTTCATGGCGGCCAGAATGTTGTCAGACCCCGACTGCACGGGCAGGTGCAGGTGGCTGACAAGCTCCGGGATTTCGGCGTAGGCCTCAATCAGGCTGTCGGTGAACTCGACCGGGTGCGAGGTGGTAAAGCGGATGCGATCAATGCCGTCTATGGTTGCTACGCTTGCGATCAGCTCGGCCAGGTCGATTTCATCGCCCAGATCGTCTTCGCCGCGGAAGGCGTTGACGTTCTGCCCGAGCAGGTTGACCTCGCGCACGCCCTGACCGGCCAGATGAACGACCTCGTCGATGACGTCGTCAAACGGCCGCGAGATTTCTTCGCCGCGGGTGTAGGGCACCACGCAGAAGGTGCAGTATTTCGAGCAGCCTTCCATGATC
This window encodes:
- a CDS encoding HlyC/CorC family transporter, which gives rise to MSEDRSSTPSSKNWMEKLFGALSGDSEEPHSRDELMAFLRDAAGRLKLDQDALTIIEGALHISDQQVREILIPRSQVVAITLDQPADGYLPLIEETGHSRYPVISENLDDVKGLLLAKDLLPLLSRSQEQRDAFKLEDVLRPAMFIPESKRLNSLLKEFRDTHNHMAIVVDEYGGTAGIITIEDILEQIVGDIEDEHDTDEEDDIRTLEDGRFAVRALTPIDDFNARFHTRFADDDFDTLGGLVMQQFGHLPRRGEQTCLGGFRFTVLNADNRRIRLLEVVSDANSSTAYPADA
- the aroC gene encoding chorismate synthase — its product is MSGNTFGKLFTVTTFGESHGEALGAIVDGCPPGLELCEEDLQCDLDRRRPGSSRHTTQRKEADRVRILSGVFEGKTTGTPIGLLIENTDQRSKDYSKIKDQFRPAHADYTYHHKYGHRDYRGGGRSSARETAMRVAAGAIAKQYLAAQGVTVRGYMSQLGPLEMTFKSWDAVEQNAFFCPDADKVPELEAYMDQLRRDQDSVGAEVTVIAEGVPVGLGEPVFDRLDAELAHGLMSINAVKGVEIGAGFASIAQRGSEHRDEMSPEGFLSNNAGGVLGGISSGQPIVARLALKPTSSITTSGQSVDVHGEPVEVVTKGRHDPCVGIRATPIAEAMMALTLVDHWLRQRGQNGAVSVTTPQLGQR
- the miaB gene encoding tRNA (N6-isopentenyl adenosine(37)-C2)-methylthiotransferase MiaB, giving the protein MAKKLFIKTHGCQMNEYDSSRMADMLGESHQLELTDSEQDADVILLNTCSIREKAQEKVFHQLGRWKKLKDANPDLVIGVGGCVASQEGEALRKRAPYVDMVFGPQTLHRVPSMLDKYRDNQIAAVDVTFPEVEKFDHLPKPHADGATAFVSIMEGCSKYCTFCVVPYTRGEEISRPFDDVIDEVVHLAGQGVREVNLLGQNVNAFRGEDDLGDEIDLAELIASVATIDGIDRIRFTTSHPVEFTDSLIEAYAEIPELVSHLHLPVQSGSDNILAAMKRGHTAEEYVAKMERIRANRPDISFSSDFIIGFPGETEQDFEDTMDLIHRIGFDHSFSFVYSARPGTPAASLDDETPESLKKERLSILQQRVLQQAGQISRRMVGSNQRILVTGFSPKDPGELSGRTENNRVVNFRAENPTEMIGHFVDVDIVSALPNSLRGELASTERF
- the ybeY gene encoding rRNA maturation RNase YbeY; its protein translation is MNTPDHDIDRPQAANVDRQVAVEAADLPGEALLGAWVGGVLAHYPEKAAFELTVRFVTPEESQALNRDYRGRDKPTNVLSFPFEAPPGVPLELLGDLVICHDVVASEAHQQQKLLVDHYAHMVVHGTLHLLGLDHIEDDEADIMEQLEREILAGFGIDDPYCPGG
- a CDS encoding PhoH family protein, which produces MSQPSSQANRIITLSLEPNDPKRLASLSGQQDEHLKLIESRLDVTLRNRGNVFQLAGAANRIKAAANVLEHLYRETASHELEAKTVHLFLQESGLEALDDEDTSASDGEVTLRTPRTMIKPRGVNQQLYVSSVREHDINFGIGPAGTGKTYLAVAAAVEALNQQEVRRILLVRPAVEAGEKLGFLPGDLAQKIDPYLRPLYDALYEMIGFEQVAKLIERQIIEIAPLAYMRGRTLNNAYIILDESQNTTPEQMKMFLTRIGFGSTAVITGDVTQVDLPRGQRSGLIQVLDVLKGTPGIGVTHFAAKDVVRHPLVQRIIEAYDAFESEQEAEERKRHEERKQEREARLRARDSQQ
- the lnt gene encoding apolipoprotein N-acyltransferase, which translates into the protein MLGSLFSRQRLPFFGQLLAALIAGVFTTLTASPFELWWLGPVAAGLVYAGVHTLTPAQAALKGWCYGVGLFASGTSWVYVAIHDFGYTGVPLAVFLTTLFVTILALFFAATLWVYRRFTTPRLAFLSFAGVWVLGEVLRTYLFTGFPWLLLGSSHVDSPLAGWAPVGGVYLLSLLVALSGALLAELLLCRRVWTLAPLAAIWLAPLALPAQWTQPKSDTPTRVALLQGNLSQLTKWTPEGQRQAANTYAGLTRRVADNVDLIIWPETALPMAERDARAVLGRVQSNLAPGTALMTGIVQRNKAGQYFNSVVGAGNVEGRYQKEHLVPFGEYLPLESVLRGAISFFDLPMSTFASGEADQAPMQAAGIALGNAICYEIIYPQLVAERARHSGALITVSNDTWFGKSIGPHQHLQMARLRALENGRYVLRATSNGITAIINPQGGIEQQAPQFETATLTGEFYAMEGLTPFTRLGSWPAWLLAGVLVLPGLVRARKKTA